The proteins below are encoded in one region of Lolium rigidum isolate FL_2022 unplaced genomic scaffold, APGP_CSIRO_Lrig_0.1 contig_9424_1, whole genome shotgun sequence:
- the LOC124682377 gene encoding uncharacterized protein LOC124682377, translating to MSEGSRAAGDGVGGGGTMEHLVSGGDRVDGSSGSMELGSGSATAPDARAAADLQAGQGDGSAPNEARRRGNEGNYFMRFERALLEYGPDDPDRWDRIAAAVGEGKTAGDLKRLYDELIEDIHIIDESNHNRVGTNRLLIIILLVVLFSFLCQLVMLKLRPE from the exons ATGTCTGAAGGATCTCGTGCCGCCGGTGACGGAGTCGGCGGTGGCGGAACTATGGAGCATCTGGTCTCGGGCGGCGACCGGGTCGACGGCAGCAGCGGCAGCATGGAGCTGGGGTCTGGCAGCGCCACAGCGCCAGATGCACGCGCTGCAGCAGATCTGCAAGCTGGGCAAG GTGATGGAAGTGCACCCAatgaagccagaaggaggggcaATGAAG GTAATTACTTTATGAGGTTCGAGCGCGCGCTGCTCGAGTACGGCCCCGACGACCCTGACCGCTGGGACCGCattgccgccgccgtcggcgaagGAAAGACGGCTGGCGACTTGAAGCGATTATACGACGAGCTCATCGAGGATATTCACATCATCGACGAGTCCAACCACAACCGCGTCGGCACCAACAGACTGCTCATCATAATCCTGTTGGTGGTGCTGTTTTCGTTTCTCTGTCAGTTAGTTATGTTGAAGTTGAGACCTGAATAA